The Staphylococcus sp. KG4-3 genome has a window encoding:
- a CDS encoding LysE family translocator: MEGLAAFITITLMIIIVPGPDFFVVMKNSITSGKGNGAMAALGITSGHVLYSLLAVFGIIFILANMYYVFMAIKILGAFYLIYLGIRSIISARQGMNFSTSQMRAQKISYLSSYRQGLLSTILNPKALLYYISILPQFLTTGEGVTSQIAILSAIVTTVILLWFIFCVYIFQYIKLLFANRTVKAIFDYTVGAILIGLSLNLLFSKSS, from the coding sequence ATGGAAGGACTTGCAGCTTTTATTACAATTACTTTGATGATTATTATTGTACCTGGTCCAGACTTTTTCGTAGTAATGAAAAATTCCATCACTTCTGGAAAAGGCAATGGTGCTATGGCAGCATTAGGTATTACATCTGGTCATGTACTGTATTCATTATTAGCAGTATTTGGTATCATATTTATTTTGGCAAATATGTACTATGTTTTCATGGCTATTAAAATATTAGGTGCATTCTATCTGATCTATTTAGGTATCAGAAGTATTATTAGCGCACGCCAAGGTATGAATTTTTCTACGTCTCAGATGAGAGCTCAAAAAATTAGTTATTTGAGTTCTTATAGGCAAGGTTTATTAAGTACGATATTAAACCCTAAAGCATTACTTTATTACATAAGTATTTTACCTCAATTTTTAACTACTGGAGAAGGGGTAACGTCTCAGATTGCCATATTATCAGCAATTGTTACGACTGTTATTCTGTTGTGGTTTATATTTTGTGTTTATATTTTCCAGTATATTAAATTATTATTTGCTAATAGAACTGTAAAGGCAATTTTTGATTATACAGTTGGTGCAATATTGATTGGCTTATCACTTAATTTACTATTCAGTAAAAGTAGTTAA
- a CDS encoding PepSY domain-containing protein: protein MKNIFNPLQRLHFYAALFITPLLITLTISGIGYLFFQEVENNIYKTEFFGDSSVKTHQTLNEAVDEVEDKFDGFYISKVSMMDEPYNNRITLDDMAGNQRYVFLDQNNQIVADQNAKHTYANIVRNIHSSLFTENTFINYLVELTACWTIFMILSGTYMLIKKKLISNKNKKLRFQKWHGILGVVIAIPVFVLVLTGLPWSGYMGAKIANVMDNSGELGQSELAINPPKSDVNEIPWATRENKQPASEGHAAHHGGGEMPRTDIKNQISIDKVATEAKKNGIDKPYSIVYPSNESAAFTVSKGSNTGVTGLDVSPYDEQTLYLDQYNGKDLGKVKYEEYGIIGKWFTWGIPLHEGHLFGVTNKVINLLVCIALLTAVGLGLTSWIKKLRNSNVKVPPRVKKPMSIPLAIVLIVLGILMPLFGFSLIVVFIIEALLYYKDRRNKQKK from the coding sequence TTGAAAAATATATTTAATCCGTTACAAAGATTACATTTTTATGCTGCATTATTTATAACACCTTTATTAATTACATTAACCATTTCGGGCATTGGTTATCTTTTTTTTCAGGAAGTAGAAAATAATATATATAAAACAGAGTTTTTCGGAGATAGTTCCGTCAAAACACATCAAACATTGAATGAAGCTGTAGATGAAGTAGAAGATAAGTTTGATGGATTTTACATCAGTAAAGTAAGTATGATGGATGAACCATATAATAATCGTATTACATTGGATGACATGGCAGGTAATCAGCGTTATGTATTTTTAGATCAAAATAATCAAATAGTAGCTGATCAAAATGCTAAACATACATACGCAAATATTGTAAGAAATATACATAGTTCATTATTCACCGAAAATACATTTATAAATTATCTTGTAGAATTAACTGCATGTTGGACAATTTTTATGATTCTTTCAGGGACATATATGCTTATTAAGAAGAAACTAATATCAAACAAAAATAAAAAACTTAGATTCCAAAAATGGCATGGTATTTTAGGTGTGGTTATAGCAATACCAGTATTTGTATTAGTGCTTACTGGTTTACCTTGGTCAGGCTATATGGGGGCTAAGATTGCAAATGTGATGGATAATTCTGGAGAATTAGGACAATCTGAATTAGCTATTAATCCTCCAAAATCAGATGTGAATGAAATTCCTTGGGCAACGCGTGAAAACAAACAACCTGCTTCAGAAGGACATGCTGCTCACCATGGTGGAGGCGAAATGCCGAGGACAGATATTAAAAATCAAATTTCGATTGATAAAGTAGCTACTGAAGCCAAAAAGAACGGTATAGATAAACCATATTCTATTGTTTATCCATCTAATGAATCAGCAGCTTTTACAGTTTCTAAGGGTAGTAATACAGGTGTTACTGGGTTAGATGTTTCACCATATGACGAGCAAACGTTATATTTAGATCAATATAATGGGAAAGATTTAGGGAAAGTGAAGTATGAAGAATATGGCATTATCGGAAAATGGTTTACGTGGGGTATACCTTTACACGAAGGTCATCTCTTTGGTGTAACTAATAAAGTGATTAATTTACTTGTATGTATTGCTTTACTAACAGCAGTTGGATTAGGATTAACATCATGGATTAAAAAATTGAGAAATAGTAACGTAAAGGTACCACCAAGAGTGAAAAAACCGATGTCAATCCCATTGGCTATCGTCCTTATTGTGCTTGGTATCTTGATGCCGTTATTTGGTTTTTCATTGATTGTCGTATTTATTATCGAAGCTTTATTATATTATAAAGATCGAAGAAATAAACAAAAGAAATAA
- a CDS encoding DUF4889 domain-containing protein: MSKKLTISLISILVIIGLAFTIFMIFSGQKDTYYGYMSESTTAEKVVSEKDGIVTKDVKLEHDDDFKPKKGDFVKLVSKDDGKSFYKKEVVKHDDIPHGLMMKIHEMDMNH, encoded by the coding sequence ATGAGTAAAAAATTAACAATATCTTTAATTAGTATTTTGGTTATTATAGGTTTAGCTTTCACTATATTCATGATATTTTCTGGTCAAAAAGATACTTATTATGGCTATATGTCTGAAAGTACAACTGCAGAAAAAGTTGTCAGCGAAAAAGATGGCATCGTAACGAAAGATGTCAAACTTGAACATGACGATGATTTCAAACCTAAAAAAGGTGATTTTGTAAAATTAGTATCTAAAGATGACGGTAAATCATTCTACAAAAAAGAAGTAGTAAAACATGATGATATCCCACACGGGTTAATGATGAAAATCCATGAAATGGATATGAATCACTAA
- a CDS encoding histidine phosphatase family protein translates to MKIYLVRHGESQSNYDKKEGKNYFCGQLDVPLTEKGTRSAQLLQSYFNKKDIDHVYLSDLLRTRQTYNAIFDNAIPASVTSSLRERSLGEFEGEMVDKIEQKPEYARYFNDENYLSFRHSFSQKAPGGESYADVLQRVTQFFENEVDNSLENIVIVAHQVVLRCCFVYLRYDTQAMVIERKIENCVPYVLEK, encoded by the coding sequence ATGAAAATATATTTAGTGCGCCACGGTGAATCACAATCAAATTATGATAAAAAAGAAGGTAAAAATTACTTTTGTGGGCAATTAGATGTGCCGTTAACGGAGAAGGGAACACGTTCTGCGCAGTTGCTGCAAAGTTATTTTAATAAAAAGGACATAGATCATGTGTATTTATCAGATTTACTGCGTACTAGGCAGACATATAATGCGATATTCGATAACGCTATCCCTGCAAGTGTGACATCTTCGTTAAGAGAACGCTCGCTTGGTGAATTTGAAGGGGAAATGGTGGACAAAATTGAACAAAAACCTGAATATGCACGTTATTTTAATGATGAGAATTATCTATCGTTTCGCCATAGCTTTAGCCAAAAAGCGCCAGGTGGGGAGAGTTATGCAGACGTGTTACAACGTGTAACGCAATTTTTTGAAAATGAAGTAGATAATAGTTTAGAAAATATTGTAATTGTTGCACATCAGGTCGTGCTTCGTTGCTGCTTTGTCTATCTAAGATATGATACGCAAGCAATGGTGATTGAGCGTAAAATTGAAAATTGCGTACCATATGTATTAGAAAAATAA
- a CDS encoding NDxxF motif lipoprotein produces the protein MKKSILLSLVLVLTVILAACSNDKPNDDNSHSERHAPKNVHKITEKDIFNSDKKGETLSESEANNAIKKYLDVNSDIIDNKYLLQYRIDKQIGTDKKITDEQAERLSDLSHNAVKNDVRFKKFVEGNKLPQGYQENVDRIIKYFTALNTTIKNADEDIEQLDYQPQNELNVVDVSTKYAGDVNGKQQDKIKKFLKDKGIESDAVDK, from the coding sequence ATGAAAAAAAGTATATTACTATCGTTAGTACTAGTGCTAACTGTTATACTCGCAGCATGTTCAAACGATAAACCTAATGATGACAATAGTCATAGCGAGAGACATGCACCTAAAAATGTGCACAAAATTACTGAAAAAGACATCTTTAACTCAGATAAAAAAGGTGAAACTTTAAGTGAATCTGAAGCAAATAATGCTATCAAAAAATACTTAGATGTAAACTCCGATATTATTGATAATAAGTATCTACTTCAATATAGAATAGATAAACAAATTGGTACAGATAAAAAAATTACTGATGAACAGGCTGAACGTTTATCTGATTTATCACATAATGCAGTTAAAAATGATGTACGATTCAAGAAATTCGTAGAAGGGAATAAACTACCACAAGGTTATCAAGAAAACGTCGACCGTATTATCAAATATTTCACTGCTTTAAATACCACAATTAAAAATGCGGATGAAGATATAGAACAATTAGACTACCAACCACAGAATGAACTTAATGTTGTAGATGTATCTACTAAATACGCCGGAGATGTTAATGGAAAACAACAAGATAAAATCAAAAAATTCCTGAAAGACAAAGGCATTGAATCTGACGCTGTAGATAAATAA
- the ahpF gene encoding alkyl hydroperoxide reductase subunit F produces MLNDQLKSQLQQLLQLMEGDVVLKASLGTDDKSNELKELLDEVSAASSHITIEETDLKRTPSFSVNRPGEETGITFAGLPMGHEFNSLVLALLQVSGRAPKEEQAVIDQIKALDQPLHFETYISLTCQKCPDVVQALNLMSLLNPNITHSMIDGAIFREESEDIMAVPAVFLNGEEFGNGRMTIQDILANLGSQADPAEFNDKDPYDVLIVGGGPASGSAAVYTARKGLRTGIVADRIGGQVNDTATIENFVTVKETDGPKFASALEDHIKQYDIDVMTGIRANDIEKTDSGIVVSLENGAKLTSKTVIISTGARWRKLEVPGEEALINKGVAFCPHCDGPLFENKNVAVVGGGNSGVEAAIDLAGIVEHVTLLERNASLKADNVLQERLNSLPNVTVIKNAQTTEVLGENAVTGIKYQDKSLGEEHTLELEGIFVQIGLLPNTEWLNNYVELNEANEIMIDRKNATSIPGIFAAGDVTDDRNKQIIISMGAGANAALNAFDYIIRH; encoded by the coding sequence ATGCTAAATGATCAGCTTAAATCACAATTACAACAATTACTTCAATTAATGGAAGGTGATGTTGTATTAAAAGCAAGTCTTGGTACTGATGACAAGTCTAACGAACTTAAAGAGTTATTAGATGAAGTCTCTGCAGCTTCTTCTCACATTACTATAGAAGAAACTGACTTAAAACGCACACCAAGTTTCTCAGTAAATAGACCTGGAGAAGAAACCGGCATTACTTTTGCCGGTTTACCTATGGGTCATGAATTCAATTCACTTGTACTTGCATTATTACAAGTAAGTGGACGCGCGCCTAAAGAAGAACAAGCCGTGATAGACCAAATCAAAGCACTAGATCAACCACTACACTTTGAAACGTATATTAGTTTAACTTGTCAAAAATGCCCTGACGTTGTTCAAGCATTAAACTTAATGAGTTTATTAAATCCTAATATTACGCACTCAATGATTGACGGTGCTATCTTTAGAGAAGAATCTGAAGATATCATGGCAGTACCAGCAGTTTTCTTAAATGGCGAAGAATTTGGTAATGGCCGTATGACAATTCAAGATATCCTTGCAAATTTAGGTAGCCAAGCAGACCCAGCAGAGTTCAATGATAAAGATCCATATGACGTGTTAATCGTTGGTGGTGGACCTGCAAGTGGTAGTGCCGCTGTTTATACAGCTCGTAAAGGACTACGTACAGGGATTGTTGCTGATCGTATTGGCGGACAAGTTAATGATACAGCAACTATCGAAAACTTTGTCACTGTTAAAGAAACAGATGGTCCAAAATTTGCCTCTGCATTAGAAGATCATATAAAACAATATGACATTGATGTAATGACAGGTATTCGTGCTAATGACATCGAAAAAACCGATAGTGGTATCGTTGTTTCTCTTGAAAATGGCGCAAAATTAACAAGTAAAACTGTTATCATTTCAACAGGTGCACGTTGGCGCAAGCTTGAAGTGCCTGGTGAAGAGGCATTAATTAATAAAGGTGTTGCATTCTGTCCACATTGTGACGGGCCTTTATTTGAAAATAAAAACGTAGCTGTAGTCGGTGGCGGTAATTCAGGTGTAGAAGCAGCAATTGATTTAGCAGGTATCGTTGAACACGTCACACTATTAGAACGTAACGCTAGCCTTAAAGCAGACAATGTTCTACAAGAGCGTTTAAACAGCTTACCTAACGTAACTGTTATTAAAAATGCACAAACAACTGAAGTACTTGGTGAAAATGCTGTAACTGGTATTAAATACCAAGATAAATCTCTAGGTGAAGAACACACATTAGAACTTGAAGGTATTTTCGTCCAAATCGGATTATTACCAAATACTGAATGGCTTAATAATTATGTTGAACTAAATGAAGCTAATGAGATTATGATTGATCGTAAGAACGCTACAAGCATCCCTGGTATTTTTGCAGCTGGTGATGTTACTGACGATCGTAATAAACAAATTATTATCTCAATGGGCGCTGGTGCAAATGCTGCATTAAATGCCTTTGATTACATCATTAGACATTAA
- the ahpC gene encoding alkyl hydroperoxide reductase subunit C — protein MSLINKEVLPFTANAYDPQKDEFLEVSEEILKGSWSVVCFYPADFSFVCPTELEDLQGQYDKLQELGVNVYSVSTDTHFVHKAWHDHSEAINKIQYTMIGDPSQTITRNFDVLDEDLGLAQRGTFIVDPDGIVQAAEVNADGIGRDASTLVHKIKAAQYVRQHPGEVCPAKWEEGSETLQPGLDLVGKI, from the coding sequence ATGTCTTTAATAAATAAAGAAGTTTTACCTTTCACAGCTAACGCATATGATCCACAAAAGGATGAGTTTTTAGAAGTATCAGAAGAAATTTTAAAAGGTTCTTGGAGCGTAGTTTGTTTCTACCCAGCAGACTTCTCATTCGTTTGCCCTACTGAATTAGAAGATTTACAAGGTCAATATGATAAATTACAAGAATTAGGTGTCAATGTATATTCAGTATCAACAGATACACACTTTGTACACAAAGCTTGGCATGATCACTCAGAAGCAATCAACAAAATTCAATATACAATGATTGGTGATCCATCTCAAACAATCACTCGTAACTTTGATGTATTAGACGAAGATCTAGGCCTTGCTCAACGTGGTACTTTCATCGTTGACCCTGACGGTATCGTACAAGCAGCTGAAGTAAACGCTGACGGTATCGGTCGTGACGCAAGCACATTAGTACACAAAATCAAAGCAGCACAATATGTACGTCAACACCCAGGCGAAGTTTGCCCAGCAAAATGGGAAGAAGGTTCAGAAACATTACAACCTGGTCTTGACTTAGTAGGTAAAATCTAA
- a CDS encoding helix-turn-helix domain-containing protein, translating to MEIGLRIKEQRELRNWSQDELAEILNISRQSISKWELNKVYPSIDMLIKMSDLFDVSLDELIKGDKELKKTIIETYQQPVSTQSNNQPMNGWEFLANYWWLFFPVAVVLWWMIQTFI from the coding sequence ATGGAAATTGGTTTAAGAATTAAGGAGCAACGTGAACTCAGAAATTGGTCTCAAGACGAATTAGCAGAAATATTAAATATATCGCGTCAGAGTATATCTAAATGGGAATTAAACAAAGTTTATCCTAGTATTGATATGCTAATAAAAATGAGTGATTTATTCGATGTATCTTTAGATGAACTTATCAAAGGAGATAAAGAATTAAAAAAAACCATTATAGAAACATATCAGCAACCTGTTTCAACACAATCTAACAATCAGCCTATGAATGGATGGGAATTCTTAGCAAACTATTGGTGGTTATTCTTCCCTGTTGCTGTCGTGCTTTGGTGGATGATTCAAACATTTATTTAA